Proteins from a single region of Streptomyces glaucescens:
- a CDS encoding response regulator, with protein MADSFGPMHAQGAGGGPHGMDPDMGSSRQEPIRVLVVDDHALFRRGLEIVLAAEEDIQVVGEAGDGAEAVEKAADLLPDIVLMDVRMPKRGGIEACTSIKEVAPSAKIIMLTISDEEADLYDAIKAGATGYLLKEISTDEVATAIRAVADGQSQISPSMASKLLTEFKSMIQRTDERRLVPAPRLTDRELEVLKLVATGMNNRDIAKELFISENTVKNHVRNILEKLQLHSRMEAVVYAMREKILEIR; from the coding sequence ATGGCGGACAGCTTCGGACCGATGCATGCCCAGGGGGCCGGTGGCGGCCCGCACGGCATGGACCCGGACATGGGCTCTTCACGCCAGGAGCCGATCCGCGTCCTGGTCGTGGACGACCACGCCCTCTTCCGGCGAGGCCTGGAGATCGTGCTCGCCGCCGAGGAGGACATCCAGGTCGTCGGAGAGGCCGGGGACGGCGCCGAGGCGGTGGAGAAAGCCGCGGACCTGCTGCCCGACATCGTCCTGATGGACGTACGGATGCCGAAGCGGGGCGGGATCGAGGCGTGCACCTCCATCAAGGAGGTCGCGCCCAGCGCCAAGATCATCATGCTGACGATCAGCGACGAGGAGGCCGATCTCTACGACGCGATCAAGGCGGGCGCGACCGGATACCTGCTCAAGGAGATCTCCACGGACGAGGTGGCCACCGCCATCCGCGCGGTCGCCGACGGGCAGTCCCAGATCAGCCCCTCGATGGCGTCGAAACTGCTCACCGAGTTCAAGTCGATGATCCAGCGGACCGACGAGCGCCGGCTGGTGCCCGCGCCGCGGCTCACCGACCGGGAACTGGAAGTGCTCAAGCTCGTGGCCACCGGGATGAACAACCGGGACATCGCCAAGGAGCTGTTCATCTCCGAGAACACCGTGAAGAACCACGTGCGCAACATCCTGGAGAAGCTGCAGCTGCACTCCAGGATGGAGGCGGTGGTGTACGCGATGCGGGAGAAGATCCTCGAGATTCGGTGA
- the hpf gene encoding ribosome hibernation-promoting factor, HPF/YfiA family, translating to MDIVVKGRKTEVPERFRKHVAEKLKLEKIQKLDGKVISLDVEVSKEPNPRQADRCDRVEITLRSRGPVIRAEAAASDPYAALDLAAEKLDARLRREHDKRHTRRGVRRLTAAEVPNHVPGAATLNGNGQAFEADEPDDVPTKKIGSLEVKGDGPLVVREKTHVAAPMTLDQALYEMELVGHDFYLFVDSETKEPSVVYRRHAYDYGVIHLRTDTMITEPPSPEAGGSLGG from the coding sequence GTGGACATCGTCGTCAAGGGCCGCAAGACCGAGGTGCCCGAGCGGTTCCGCAAGCACGTGGCCGAGAAGCTGAAGCTGGAGAAGATCCAGAAGCTCGATGGCAAGGTGATCAGCCTCGACGTCGAGGTGTCCAAGGAGCCCAACCCCCGACAGGCCGACCGGTGCGACCGAGTGGAGATCACGCTCCGCTCCCGCGGCCCGGTGATCAGGGCGGAGGCAGCGGCCAGCGATCCGTACGCGGCACTCGACCTCGCCGCGGAGAAGCTGGACGCCCGGCTGCGCCGGGAGCACGACAAGCGGCACACGCGCCGCGGCGTCCGCCGGCTCACGGCGGCCGAGGTCCCCAACCACGTTCCGGGCGCGGCCACGCTCAACGGCAACGGCCAGGCCTTCGAAGCGGACGAGCCGGACGACGTGCCGACCAAGAAGATCGGCTCCCTCGAGGTCAAGGGCGACGGCCCCCTCGTCGTCCGCGAGAAGACCCACGTCGCCGCCCCGATGACCCTCGACCAGGCGCTCTACGAGATGGAGCTGGTCGGGCACGACTTCTACCTCTTCGTCGACTCCGAGACGAAGGAACCCAGTGTCGTCTACCGGCGGCACGCCTACGACTACGGCGTGATCCATCTCCGGACGGACACGATGATCACCGAGCCGCCCTCGCCCGAGGCGGGCGGATCGCTGGGCGGCTGA
- a CDS encoding ComF family protein, with protein MRGWWQDLTDLVLPAECAGCGRARTVLCAGCRATLSGAEPCRVRPVPEPPGLPVVHAAARYGDEVRAVLLAHKERGALALSGPLGTALAAAVRAGLREARCGGGGGSSPLGLPRNPGGPVLLVPVPSGRGAVRARGHDPVRRIAYAAAGELRRTGTPARVLAVLRQRRAVADQSGLDSRQRQRNLAGALTTVPGAAGLLAGGPVVLVDDLMTTGASLTEAARVVREARTAGAPGPDRHGCPRDVALGPREGEPGEERVSPVYGRGSRERTGTRTAGAKGGSVVGKRTGAGMAGPNVTGDMIRAAVIAATPDSFEINRN; from the coding sequence ATGCGGGGCTGGTGGCAGGACCTCACCGACCTGGTGCTGCCGGCCGAGTGCGCGGGCTGCGGCCGGGCTCGCACGGTCCTCTGCGCGGGGTGCCGGGCCACTCTGAGCGGGGCGGAGCCGTGCCGGGTGCGGCCGGTGCCGGAGCCGCCGGGGCTGCCGGTCGTCCATGCGGCGGCCCGGTACGGGGACGAGGTGCGGGCCGTGCTGCTGGCCCACAAGGAACGCGGCGCCCTGGCCCTGTCCGGGCCACTCGGCACGGCCTTGGCCGCGGCCGTGCGGGCGGGACTGCGGGAGGCGCGGTGCGGCGGTGGCGGTGGTTCGTCGCCCCTGGGCCTCCCCCGGAACCCCGGCGGGCCGGTGCTGCTCGTCCCCGTTCCGTCGGGGCGCGGGGCGGTGCGGGCGCGGGGACACGACCCGGTGCGGCGGATCGCGTACGCCGCGGCCGGGGAGCTGCGGCGGACGGGGACGCCCGCCCGGGTGCTCGCCGTGCTGCGGCAGCGGCGGGCGGTCGCCGACCAGTCGGGGCTCGACTCCCGGCAGCGGCAGCGGAACCTGGCGGGCGCCCTGACCACGGTGCCCGGCGCGGCCGGGCTGCTGGCGGGCGGGCCGGTGGTCCTGGTCGACGACCTGATGACGACCGGCGCGTCCCTGACGGAGGCCGCGCGGGTGGTGCGGGAGGCACGGACGGCCGGCGCGCCGGGGCCTGACCGGCATGGGTGCCCACGAGACGTGGCACTCGGACCGCGGGAGGGGGAACCCGGAGAAGAACGTGTGTCGCCTGTGTACGGGAGAGGAAGTCGGGAAAGGACAGGAACACGGACGGCTGGAGCAAAGGGAGGGAGCGTGGTCGGGAAGCGGACCGGCGCTGGAATGGCGGGGCCGAACGTCACCGGAGACATGATCCGGGCGGCCGTGATCGCTGCGACGCCGGATTCTTTCGAAATAAACCGGAACTGA
- a CDS encoding winged helix-turn-helix domain-containing protein: MTTPRPATTLSADEARRIALRAQGLLGTPDRRAGVRGILRHLGAVQLDTISVLARSHELVPYARLGPVGRTTVEDAYWKDTHAFEYWSHAACILPVEEWPHFAFRRRAYRNRPQWGHDLPDGTYDQVIKQLREEGPLTATELGGAKKTSEWWDWSGTKVAVERALMYGEVVCVERRGWKRVYDLAERAIPSGLLHDDLDDRECLRRLVRLAGEALGVGTRADIADYHRLRGDQVDAVIADSGLVPVTVAGWGKPAWADPAALETPPRGRHRTTLLSPFDSLIWERARTERIFGFTHRLEAYVPKQKRVHGYFAMPVLAGGRLVGRVDPAREGSTLVAKQVSLAGPKAVPSVAQALLEAASWVNCTNVRVERVDAPDLRAPLIAELTRALS, encoded by the coding sequence ATGACGACTCCGCGCCCCGCGACCACCCTCTCCGCGGACGAAGCCCGCCGTATCGCCCTCCGCGCCCAGGGCCTCCTCGGCACTCCCGACCGCCGCGCCGGCGTCCGCGGCATACTCCGCCACCTCGGCGCGGTCCAGCTCGACACCATCTCGGTCCTGGCCCGCTCCCACGAGCTGGTCCCGTACGCCCGGCTCGGCCCCGTGGGCCGCACCACGGTGGAGGACGCCTACTGGAAGGACACCCACGCCTTCGAGTACTGGTCCCACGCCGCCTGCATCCTCCCCGTCGAGGAGTGGCCCCACTTCGCGTTCCGCCGCCGCGCCTACCGCAACCGCCCGCAGTGGGGTCACGACCTCCCGGACGGCACGTACGACCAGGTGATCAAGCAGCTCCGTGAGGAAGGCCCGCTGACGGCGACCGAGTTGGGCGGCGCGAAGAAGACCAGCGAGTGGTGGGACTGGTCCGGCACGAAGGTCGCCGTCGAACGCGCCCTGATGTACGGCGAGGTCGTCTGCGTGGAGCGCCGCGGCTGGAAGCGCGTCTACGACCTCGCGGAACGCGCCATCCCGTCCGGTCTCCTCCACGACGACCTGGACGACCGGGAATGCCTCCGCCGCCTGGTCCGCCTGGCCGGCGAGGCACTCGGTGTGGGCACGCGCGCGGACATCGCCGACTACCACCGCCTGAGGGGCGATCAGGTGGACGCGGTGATCGCCGATTCCGGACTGGTGCCGGTCACCGTGGCGGGCTGGGGGAAGCCGGCCTGGGCGGATCCCGCGGCCCTGGAGACGCCCCCGCGCGGCCGCCACCGTACGACGCTGCTCTCCCCCTTCGACTCGTTGATCTGGGAGCGCGCGCGGACGGAGCGGATCTTCGGTTTCACCCACCGTCTGGAGGCCTACGTCCCGAAACAGAAGCGGGTCCACGGCTACTTCGCGATGCCGGTCCTGGCCGGCGGCCGGCTGGTCGGCCGGGTCGATCCGGCCCGCGAGGGCAGCACCCTGGTCGCCAAGCAGGTCTCCCTGGCCGGCCCGAAGGCGGTCCCGTCCGTGGCCCAGGCCCTGCTGGAGGCGGCGAGCTGGGTGAACTGCACGAACGTCCGCGTGGAGCGTGTGGACGCCCCGGACCTGCGCGCCCCCCTCATCGCGGAACTGACGCGGGCCCTGAGCTGA